A single region of the Fusobacterium sp. IOR10 genome encodes:
- the metF gene encoding methylenetetrahydrofolate reductase [NAD(P)H], translated as MKIKEIFEKKKTTISFEVFPPNKYYSLEEVYSVIDKLSELGPDFISVTYGANGSGMRKTAEIAEKIQSKNICSLAHLTCIGASKKEIEHVLKDFEKYNIENILALRGDPPKEYLNLDKGDFKYASDLVDFLKLKDKYCIGGAVYSETHQENNDLLDLFNLKKKVESGTDFLISQMFFDNNNFFEFLEKLKKLEINIPVIAGIIPITNSKQIKKITSLCGAKIPPKLQRILDKYEDNPEALKEAGIGYATEQIIELIASDVKGVHIYTMNKPEIAKKIMENIARIRETF; from the coding sequence ATGAAAATAAAAGAAATATTTGAGAAAAAAAAGACAACTATATCCTTTGAAGTTTTTCCACCAAATAAATATTATTCTTTGGAAGAAGTTTACTCTGTTATAGATAAATTATCAGAACTTGGTCCAGATTTTATAAGTGTAACTTATGGAGCTAATGGATCAGGAATGAGAAAAACAGCAGAAATTGCAGAAAAAATTCAAAGTAAAAATATTTGTTCATTGGCACATTTAACTTGTATAGGAGCAAGCAAAAAAGAAATTGAACATGTATTAAAAGACTTTGAAAAATATAATATTGAAAATATTTTAGCTTTAAGAGGAGATCCTCCAAAGGAATATTTAAATTTAGATAAGGGAGATTTTAAATATGCAAGTGATTTAGTTGATTTTTTAAAGTTAAAGGATAAATATTGTATTGGAGGAGCAGTTTATTCAGAAACTCATCAAGAAAATAATGATTTGTTGGACTTATTTAATTTAAAGAAGAAAGTTGAATCAGGAACAGATTTTTTAATTTCACAAATGTTTTTTGACAATAATAATTTCTTTGAATTTTTAGAAAAATTAAAGAAGTTGGAAATTAATATTCCAGTTATAGCAGGTATAATACCAATTACAAATAGTAAGCAAATAAAAAAAATAACATCTCTTTGTGGAGCGAAAATTCCTCCAAAACTTCAAAGAATATTAGATAAGTATGAGGACAATCCAGAGGCTTTAAAGGAAGCTGGAATTGGGTATGCAACAGAACAAATAATTGAACTAATTGCTTCAGATGTTAAGGGAGTTCATATATACACAATGAATAAGCCTGAAATTGCCAAGAAAATAATGGAAAATATTGCTAGAATAAGAGAAACATTTTAG
- a CDS encoding homocysteine S-methyltransferase family protein, producing the protein MFDKLKNKILVLDGATGTEIQNYNLTEEDFKGEAFKNHKTFLKGCNEILNITNPSIIKDIHFKYMEAGADIIETNSFNANRISLGEYNLQEKAYEIAKKSAALAKEATTKFFEKYKKKIFIAGSIGPTSKSLSIPVGNIPYERSLTFDYLKEIYYEQILGLVNGGIDIVLIETIFDGLNAKAALLAAEEVFAYKNINLPIMISMTVNKQGKLLSGQSMESLAVALDRKSIISFGLNCSFGAKDLIPLIKKLGKFVDKPISLYPNAGLPNEEGKYNETPQITVSYLRELIDGKHLNIVGGCCGTSFEHIKEIVSATKNKEPRKFNLEKKHNYILSGNEIYDFKGKFSPVGERNNVAGSKLFKRLIEEENYIKALEIARNQIKNGANILDINLDDGLLDSSLEMEKYLKVLQNDPLVSKYPLMIDSSEFKTIEIALKSTAGKSIINSISLKEGEEKFIEKALIIKKYGASVVAMAFDEKGQGVNFERKIEIIEREYKILKRLGFEDSEIIFDPNILTIGTGSESDRFNGVHYLNTIKWIRDNLGPVGIVGGLSNLSFAFRGNNSLRASIHKLFIDRAKKIGMNFAIMNPGEKAPALSEEEIRIIESLILGEENSLDDVLTLSLKKNEVKKSKVVLEDCESKIKQALIYGGSTTFQEDIAEALKKYSPLTIIQEILMSGMEEVGKMFEVGELYLPQLIRSATVMNNAIDILTPLLARNEKVTSKGKVVMATVAGDVHDIGKNIVGTVLKCNGFEIFDLGVMVSKDEIYKKAVEINADVVTLSGLISPSLKEMEKVLKLFNENNMNIPILVAGATTSKLHTALKLEPLYEKKVVHVTDALDTLSLVSKICGNTLEKEKYLFEKNEELKKLSEAYYENKKMKKPVCEVREKYENKLKVPKNLGKFYLEIPIEKLEKHINWNFVLENLKVRKTKVERETLEEIRKIFNVMKEKKVVAKATFGIFNCEKNLENDQVKILAQGQETKINFVKSSYKNTKVSLSDFLNEKDYIGAFLISVKSNIFQEKIYEKIIENLILMEAAESSSKYLQDYISERMWEINIRPAIGYNSIPDHSLKRVVFDILDSEKTDAILTENFSMYPLTSVCGFYFSSNDSFYF; encoded by the coding sequence ATGTTTGATAAATTAAAAAATAAAATACTAGTTCTTGATGGGGCAACAGGGACAGAAATACAAAACTATAATTTAACAGAGGAAGATTTCAAAGGAGAAGCATTTAAAAATCACAAAACATTTTTAAAAGGTTGCAATGAAATTTTAAATATAACAAACCCTAGTATTATTAAAGATATTCATTTTAAATACATGGAAGCTGGGGCAGACATAATAGAGACAAATTCTTTTAATGCAAATAGAATTTCATTAGGGGAATATAATCTTCAAGAAAAAGCATATGAAATAGCAAAGAAAAGCGCTGCTTTAGCAAAGGAAGCAACAACAAAATTTTTTGAAAAATACAAGAAAAAAATATTTATAGCAGGGTCAATAGGCCCAACAAGTAAAAGTCTTTCAATACCTGTTGGAAATATTCCATACGAAAGAAGCTTAACTTTTGATTATTTAAAAGAAATCTATTATGAGCAAATTTTAGGACTTGTTAATGGGGGGATAGATATAGTTTTAATAGAAACTATTTTCGATGGACTTAATGCAAAGGCAGCTCTTTTAGCTGCAGAGGAAGTATTTGCATACAAAAATATAAATTTACCAATTATGATTTCAATGACTGTTAATAAACAAGGAAAATTATTATCAGGACAAAGCATGGAGTCTTTAGCAGTGGCCCTTGATAGAAAATCAATTATATCCTTTGGTTTAAATTGTTCTTTTGGTGCAAAGGATTTAATTCCTCTTATAAAGAAATTAGGAAAATTTGTAGATAAACCTATTTCATTATATCCAAATGCAGGTCTTCCAAATGAAGAGGGAAAATACAATGAAACTCCTCAAATAACAGTATCTTATCTAAGAGAACTTATTGATGGGAAGCATTTAAATATTGTAGGTGGATGTTGTGGAACTAGCTTTGAACACATTAAAGAAATAGTTTCTGCCACAAAGAATAAAGAGCCAAGAAAGTTTAATCTAGAAAAAAAACATAATTATATTTTATCTGGAAATGAAATTTATGATTTTAAAGGTAAGTTTTCTCCAGTTGGAGAAAGAAACAATGTTGCAGGTTCTAAACTTTTCAAAAGATTAATAGAGGAAGAAAATTATATAAAAGCATTGGAGATAGCTAGAAATCAAATAAAAAATGGAGCAAATATTTTGGATATTAATTTAGATGATGGATTACTTGACTCTTCCCTTGAAATGGAAAAGTATTTAAAGGTTTTACAAAATGATCCCTTAGTTTCCAAATATCCATTAATGATTGATTCTTCAGAGTTTAAAACCATTGAGATAGCCCTTAAGAGTACTGCTGGAAAATCCATTATCAATTCCATTAGTTTAAAAGAAGGGGAAGAAAAATTTATAGAAAAAGCTTTGATTATAAAAAAATATGGAGCCTCTGTTGTAGCTATGGCTTTTGATGAAAAAGGTCAAGGGGTTAATTTTGAAAGAAAAATTGAAATAATAGAAAGGGAGTATAAAATATTAAAAAGATTAGGATTTGAAGATTCAGAAATAATATTTGATCCTAATATTTTAACAATAGGTACAGGAAGTGAAAGTGATAGGTTTAATGGGGTGCATTATTTAAATACAATTAAGTGGATTAGAGATAATCTAGGTCCTGTTGGAATTGTAGGAGGACTTAGTAATTTATCCTTTGCTTTTAGAGGGAACAATTCATTGAGAGCTTCAATTCATAAATTGTTCATAGATAGGGCTAAAAAAATTGGAATGAATTTTGCAATAATGAATCCAGGGGAAAAAGCTCCAGCTTTATCAGAGGAAGAGATAAGGATAATAGAGTCTCTAATATTAGGAGAGGAAAACTCATTAGATGATGTACTTACTCTATCATTAAAAAAGAACGAAGTAAAGAAATCTAAAGTTGTATTAGAAGATTGTGAAAGTAAAATTAAACAAGCACTTATCTATGGTGGAAGTACAACTTTTCAAGAGGATATTGCAGAGGCTTTAAAAAAATATTCCCCTTTAACTATAATTCAAGAAATATTAATGAGTGGAATGGAAGAAGTTGGAAAAATGTTTGAAGTAGGTGAATTGTATCTGCCACAACTAATACGTTCAGCAACTGTTATGAATAATGCTATTGATATATTAACACCCCTACTTGCTCGTAATGAAAAAGTAACATCTAAAGGTAAGGTTGTAATGGCAACAGTGGCAGGAGACGTTCATGATATAGGTAAGAACATAGTGGGCACTGTTTTAAAATGTAATGGGTTTGAAATTTTTGATTTAGGGGTGATGGTTTCTAAGGATGAAATTTATAAAAAAGCAGTTGAAATTAATGCAGATGTGGTAACATTAAGTGGTTTAATAAGTCCTTCTTTAAAAGAAATGGAAAAAGTTCTGAAGCTTTTTAATGAAAATAATATGAATATACCAATACTTGTAGCAGGAGCCACAACATCAAAACTTCATACAGCATTAAAACTAGAGCCTCTTTATGAAAAAAAAGTAGTTCATGTTACAGATGCTCTAGATACACTTTCTTTAGTCTCTAAAATTTGTGGAAATACTCTAGAAAAAGAAAAATATTTATTTGAAAAAAATGAGGAACTAAAAAAATTAAGTGAAGCATATTATGAAAATAAAAAGATGAAAAAACCAGTTTGTGAAGTTAGAGAAAAATACGAAAATAAGTTAAAGGTTCCTAAAAACCTTGGAAAATTTTATTTGGAAATTCCTATAGAAAAATTAGAAAAGCATATAAATTGGAATTTTGTTCTTGAAAATTTAAAAGTTAGAAAAACAAAGGTTGAGAGGGAAACCTTGGAAGAAATAAGGAAAATTTTCAATGTTATGAAAGAAAAAAAAGTTGTTGCTAAAGCCACCTTTGGAATTTTTAATTGTGAAAAAAATCTAGAAAATGATCAAGTTAAAATATTAGCCCAAGGACAAGAAACAAAAATTAATTTTGTAAAATCTAGTTATAAAAACACAAAGGTTTCATTAAGTGATTTTTTAAACGAAAAAGATTATATAGGGGCGTTTTTAATTAGTGTAAAGAGTAATATTTTCCAAGAAAAAATATACGAAAAAATAATAGAAAATTTAATATTAATGGAGGCAGCAGAAAGTTCTTCTAAATATCTTCAAGATTATATAAGTGAAAGAATGTGGGAAATTAATATAAGACCTGCTATAGGTTATAATTCTATACCAGATCATTCATTAAAAAGAGTAGTCTTTGATATTTTAGATAGTGAGAAAACAGATGCTATTTTAACTGAGAATTTTTCAATGTATCCTTTAACTAGTGTTTGCGGTTTTTATTTTTCTTCAAATGATAGCTTTTATTTTTAA